One bacterium genomic window, TTCCTCGAGCAGCTTGCCCGTGGCCTTGTCGAGGGCCTCACCCATGATGCGCGCGCCCGGATTGCTGGTGGCGTCCGCCAGGTGTTCGAGAGAAACGGCCAGGGCGAGGAACTCGCCGAGAGAATCCCAGCGCAGATGATTCTCCTTCTCGAACTGCTGGACGTGTTTCGGGGCAGAGCCACCGGCACCGGTTTCGAACAGTCCCCCACCGTTCATCAAAGGAACAATCGAGAGCATCTTCGCACTGGTGCCGAGTTCCAGGATCGGAAACAGGTCGGTCAGGTAGTCGCGGAGCACATTGCCCGTGACCGAAATCGTGTCCTCGCCCGCACGGATGCGTTCCAACGAAAAGCGCATCGCCTGTTCCGGAGCCATGATCTCGACCTGTAGTCCTTCCGTATCGTGGTCCTGCAGATAGAGTTTCACCTTGGCGATCAGCTGCGCGTCGTGCGCACGTGCCTCGTCGAGCCAAAAGACCGCCGGTACTCCCGTCGCCCGAGCGCGGCTCACGGCCAGCTTCACCCAGTCTCGAACCGGCAGATCCTTTACCTGGCACATGCGCCAGATGTCGCCGGCCTCGACCTCCTGCTGCATGAGAACGGCGCCCGCAGCGTCGATGACTCGCACGACGCCGTCGTTCGGAATCTCGAAGGTCTTGTCGTGGGAGCCGTACTCCTCGGCCTTCTGCGCCATCAGCCCCACATTGGGCACAGAGCCCATCGTGGTCGGATCGAACGCCCCGTGCTCGCGACAGGAATCGATTGCGACCTGGTAGATACCGGCATAACTACTGTCCGGGATCACGGCCTTCGTGTCCTGGAGTTCGCCCTCGGCATTCCACATCTGGCCCGACGCGCGAATCATCGCGGGCATCGAAGCATCGACGATCACATCGCTTGGCACGTGCAGATTCGTGATACCCCGATCGGAGTCGACCATCGCCAGCCCGGCCCTGCGCTCGTAGATCGCCTGGATCTCCGCTTCGATCTCTGCACGCGTCACTTCTGGCGCCGCCTGGATCGCAGTCATGATGTTTCCGAGCCCGTTGTTCGGATTCGCGCCCAACTCTTCGAGCAGAACTCCGTGCTTCTCGAAAACGTCGGCAAAAAAGACCCTGACTGCATGTCCGAAGAGAATCGGATCCGAGACCTTCATCATCGTCGCCTTCAGATGCAACGAGAACAGCACGCCCTGCTTCTGGGCATCTTCGAGTTCGGCTTGAAGAAAAGCCAGGAGCGCCCGCTTGCTCATGAAGGTCGCGTCCACAATCTCGTCCGCGAGCACGGGTAGAGAATCGATGAGAACCGTGACCTCATCGGCCCGATCGACCAGTTCGACCCGAAGGGTCCCCGCCTCCGAGATGTTGACCGATTGCTCGTTCGCACAGAAATCACCCGTCTCCATATGAGCCACGTGCGAGCGCGAGTCCGGTGACCAAACGCCCATCGGGTGCGGGTGTTTTCGCGCGTACTGCTTGACCGCGGCCGGCGCACGTCGATCCGAGTTGCCTTCGCGCAGGACCGGATTCACGGCACTGCCCTTGATCTTGTCGTAGCGGGCGCGAATGGCCTCGTCTTCAGCACTCTGCGGATCGTCCGGATAGTCAGGAAGGGCGTAGCCCTTCGCCTGGAGTTCCTCGATCGCGGCTTTCAGCTGAGGTATCGAGGCGCTGATGTTCGGCAGTTTGATGATGTTCGCGCCCGGAGTCTGCGCGAGCGCGCCGAGCTCCGTCAGCGCGTCGCCGATGCGCTGGTCTTCAGCCAGGTGCTCTGGGAAGCTGGCGATGATCCTGCCGGCCAGCGAGATATCGCGAGTCTCGATCGCCACGCCGCAAGCACCGGCAAAAGCCTGGATGATGGGCAGGAACGAATACGTGGCCAGGGCCGGTGCTTCGTCGGTGAACGTGTAGATGATCTTCGAGCTGGATTCAGTCATGGCCTTCTTCATCGAGGGTTGTGGGACGAGGCACGGTCAGGCGAGAGATGCCGACCAGCGCACGGGGCCCGGACACTTGGATCGGGCTCAGGCGCGAGAAGATAGGGAAGAAATCCGGCTTGTCGTGACTTGCCGGGAATACCGGGCGTTAGAGGGCCGCTTCGACCAGATTCTCGATCAGTGCCGCACCGACCCAGGTGAGAGGCGGAATGATCAGGTAGAAGAGCAATCGGGTGACCATGCTGAGGTCAAAAGGCCATTCCGAAACCTGGATGATCTCGCGGCGGAAGGCGAGCAGAGGAACGAGCAACTCCAGATCCGGTCTGGATTCGTCGTCCGTCCTCTTCTCCCCTTGGGAAGCCGCAGCGATCTCGGAGTCCAGGCGATCGAGTTCCCGGCGCTTCTCCTGCGCCAACCTGCGATGCACCGGCCAGATCGGCAGGATGAACAGAGCCACCATGGGCACCGAAATGGCCGCAAAGCCGGGAATCAAGGCCAGCCGATCGACCGTCCCATCCAGATTCATGAGGGGAAATGCAGCGAGCGTACCGATGATGGCCAGCGTCGAACTGACCGCTACTGCCGCAAAGGGCGTCAGAGCCCGGGTATTCAACAGATCGACTCTGAGGAGACCCGCGCAGCGGTTGAAAAGTCTGGCATTGTCGATCAGCGCCGAAATCACGAACGACATCACGATCCAGAGAAGGATCGTACTGCTGTTGAGCAACAAGCCCGTTGGATGGCCAACAAGCGCCCGCAGTTCGTCGCCAGAGTCGATCATCGACCACACGTGTACGAACCCCAGCGATATCGAAATCACGGCCACAATGCGCGTTTTCTGCACTGTTTTGTGTAGGATGCCGCGCTCCCAGAGCGCCAGTGACTCGGAGCCGACGTCGAGGGAAGGTGCGAGCGATTTCAAGGCTTGTACCGAACGCTCGGTGATGAAGTGAAAGACGGGTACGATGTAG contains:
- a CDS encoding NADP-dependent isocitrate dehydrogenase, with translation MTESSSKIIYTFTDEAPALATYSFLPIIQAFAGACGVAIETRDISLAGRIIASFPEHLAEDQRIGDALTELGALAQTPGANIIKLPNISASIPQLKAAIEELQAKGYALPDYPDDPQSAEDEAIRARYDKIKGSAVNPVLREGNSDRRAPAAVKQYARKHPHPMGVWSPDSRSHVAHMETGDFCANEQSVNISEAGTLRVELVDRADEVTVLIDSLPVLADEIVDATFMSKRALLAFLQAELEDAQKQGVLFSLHLKATMMKVSDPILFGHAVRVFFADVFEKHGVLLEELGANPNNGLGNIMTAIQAAPEVTRAEIEAEIQAIYERRAGLAMVDSDRGITNLHVPSDVIVDASMPAMIRASGQMWNAEGELQDTKAVIPDSSYAGIYQVAIDSCREHGAFDPTTMGSVPNVGLMAQKAEEYGSHDKTFEIPNDGVVRVIDAAGAVLMQQEVEAGDIWRMCQVKDLPVRDWVKLAVSRARATGVPAVFWLDEARAHDAQLIAKVKLYLQDHDTEGLQVEIMAPEQAMRFSLERIRAGEDTISVTGNVLRDYLTDLFPILELGTSAKMLSIVPLMNGGGLFETGAGGSAPKHVQQFEKENHLRWDSLGEFLALAVSLEHLADATSNPGARIMGEALDKATGKLLEEARSPSRKVMELDNRGSQYYLALFWAQALAEQGDDSALAARFAPLAEELAENEGLIVGELNEVQGPPMDIGGYYSPDPELASRAMRPSPTLNSALTEMA